Proteins encoded together in one Anopheles darlingi chromosome 3, idAnoDarlMG_H_01, whole genome shotgun sequence window:
- the LOC125956612 gene encoding dynein intermediate chain 3, ciliary, whose product MDIQYVYQKERREFGKQCLFSDKNKVEFSEPAKHELFGEYILRDPVSIGTQYSRQMAISEANTESAEFEHHGILHSEGGWPKDVNYLDPEQTVRYRRKVEKDENYISQLMALTKPMEHCIFQNNAVNIYEKYFDDLEPAPLIQRSSSRTLNVYRDPSIYKQPVTHLSWSPDGGTKIAVSHCNMNFGEVLGKTVCSYIWEVENPNAPLLRLKPTSSMICLEYNQKDPTTMVCGMYNGQVACWDTRNEQEPVMISEREHSHRAPVSSALWINSKSGTEFFSGSSDSQVMWWDTRKLAQPIDKLLMDPIKADEQDLSRSYGVSCLEYETSIPTRFMCGTEQGMLFSCNRKGKSPQEKIVFRMQCHTGPIHALTRNPAFVKNFLTIGDWIARIWSEDCRESSIVWTKNHDVMLTDGAWSPTRYSLFFVSRVDGVLDAWDLLQQHSEPTLSIKVCDESLKCLRAHESGRLVGTGSVKGATFLIEMSENMTSIRNDKPLLTAMLERENRREKILEAKSREMKLKVRTLNRQDEHTEDKPKLFQCRSACEAAEQEYLQMLDKERKSRCPEEYEEEYDPKKVRKPYKPENYHSDNENENGKD is encoded by the exons ATGGACATCCAGTATGTGTATCAGAAGGAACGGCGCGAGTTCGGTAAGCAGTGCCTGTTCTCGGACAAGAACAAGGTCGAGTTCTCGGAACCCGCCAAGCATGAGCTGTTCGGCGAGTACATCCTGCGGGATCCCGTCTCGATCGGAACGCAGTACAGCCGGCAAATGGCCATAAGCGAGGCCAACACGGAGAGTGCCGAGTTCGAGCATCACGGTATCCTACACTCGGAGGGCGGCTGGCCGAAGGATGTGAACTATCTCGATCCGGAGCAGACGGTGCGCTATCGGCGCAAGGTGGAGAAGGACGAGAACTACATTAGCCAGCTGATGGCGCTCACCAAACCGATGGAGCACTGTATCTTCCAGAACAATGCGGTCAACATCTACGAGAAGTACTTTGACGATCTCGAACCGGCACCGCTCATCCAGCGCAGCAGTTCCCGCACGCTGAACGTGTACCGGGATCCGAGCATCTACAAGCAACCGGTAACGCACCTATCGTGGTCACCGGACGGTGGCACCAAGATAGCCGTATCGCACTGTAACATGAACTTTGGCGAGGTGCTCGGTAAAACGGTGTGTTCGTACATCTGGGAGGTCGAGAACCCGAATGCACCGCTGTTGCGCCTCAAACCGACCAGCTCGATGATCTGCCTCGagtacaaccaaaaggatccgacgacgatggtttgTGGTATGTACAATGGTCAGGTCGCATGCTGGGATACGCGCAACGAGCAGGAACCGGTGATGATCAGCGAACGGGAACACTCGCACCGTGCACCGGTCAGTTCGGCACTCTGGATCAACTCGAAGAGCGGTACGGAGTTCTTTTCCGGTTCCTCCGATAGCCAGGTGATGTGGTGGGATACGCGCAAGCTGGCACAACCGATCGACAAACTGCTGATGGATCCGATCAAGGCGGACGAACAGGATCTATCGCGCTCGTACGGTGTGAGCTGCCTGGAGTATGAAACGTCCATCCCGACCCGGTTCATGTGTGGTACCGAGCAGGGCATGCTGTTCTCGTGCAACCGGAAAGGCAAATCACCTCAGGAAAAGATTGTATTTAGG ATGCAATGCCACACCGGTCCGATCCATGCGCTGACACGCAATCCCGCGTTCGTGAAGAACTTCCTCACGATCGGTGATTGGATAGCGCGCATCTGGTCTGAGGATTGCCGCGAAAGCTCGATCGTGTGGACGAAAAACCACGATGTGATGCTGACCGATGGTGCCTGGAGTCCGACGCGCTACTCGCTGTTCTTCGTTAGCCGCGTTGATGGTGTACTGGATGCGTGggatctgctgcagcaacacagCGAACCGACACTCAGCATCAAAGTGTGCGACGAGAGTCTCAAGTGTCTGCGGGCGCACGAGTCCGGGCGGTTGGTTGGGACGGGCAGTGTGAAGGGTGCCACATTCCTCATCGAAATGTCCGAAAACATGACCTCCATCCGGAACGATAAACCTCTGCTGACGGCG ATGCTTGAGCGTGAGAATCGTCGCGAGAAGATCCTGGAGGCAAAATCGCGTGAGATGAAGCTCAAGGTACGCACGCTGAACCGCCAGGATGAGCACACCGAGGACAAACCAAAGCTGTTCCAGTGTCGAT CTGCCTGTGAAGCGGCCGAACAGGAGTATCTGCAGATGCTGGACAAGGAGCGAAAATCACGCTGCCCAGAGGAGTATGAAGAAG
- the LOC125956610 gene encoding dynein intermediate chain 3, ciliary-like encodes MKVDTNITSNQMEQNWTRYMVMCDRKDIRQPVTFQEENEVQATLVGNKTLAKQYEIQNPVETGTQSTAWILNTPVWTVHNRLAHTGVTHVEGGWPRDIDRTDEELVARYRRKQEKSEAYVQQMRGLTRTIDHAIMQNNACNIYQNYFEDIEQHELIEQFTSKTVHVYKDYLEEKRSCTYICWSEEGNHFASAHCNIGQRRGPVTDCYIWDIEHPNSPLQKLVPPYQARCLEYNFKDPTQMAGGLFSGQVAIWDIRVSGTPVETTQREASHNDVVTRVLWTSSKTTNEFLSGSTDGRILWWDVRNLSEPYDYLDLAPKNVQGSVDPLHRFGVCSVEFEPTMPNKYTVGTENGIIYSCSRKYKTPADKIQTVIRAHTGPIYSVERNPLFIKNYISVGDWQTKIWTEDCKDNPIVWTKEYAVQLTCGIWSPTRCSLVFICRMDGVMDAWDVIHRLDGPVLRLKLSDAPLWSVRVHKSGKLIANGTDNGAIYLTEISDNLTFSSANDKPALSGMLEREMRRQRLLEAKIKEIKLKEKELERERVRKQLRMENANSIEEEEKDLVADAIHQFWTKIHGRKSLKNTLKGIRMRDKGVGLLHKDKKAKKEMKP; translated from the exons ATGAAGGTGGACACAAACATCACCAGCAATCAGATGGAGCAGAACTGGACCCGCTACATGGTGATGTGCGACCGGAAGGACATCAGGCAACCGGTCACCTTccaggaggagaacgaggtACAGGCCACGCTGGTCGGCAATAAGACCCTAGCGAAGCAGTACGAGATCCAGAATCCGGTCGAGACGGGAACGCAGAGTACCGCATGGATACTGAACACGCCCGTCTGGACGGTGCACAATCGGTTGGCGCACACGGGCGTAACGCACGTGGAGGGCGGCTGGCCCCGGGACATCGACCGAACTGATGAGGAGCTGGTGGCACGCTATCGCCGGAAGCAGGAGAAAAGTGAAGCCTACGTGCAGCAGATGCGCGGCCTAACGCGG ACCATTGACCACGCGATCATGCAAAACAATGCGTGCAACATCTACCAGAACTACTTCGAGGACATCGAGCAGCACGAGCTAATCGAACAGTTCACCTCGAAGACAGTCCACGTGTACAAGGATTATCTGGAGGAGAAGCGCTCCTGTACCTACATCTGCTGGTCGGAGGAGGGTAATCACTTTGCCTCGGCTCACTGTAACATCGGACAGCGCCGTGGACCCGTCACTGATTGCTACATTTGGGACATTG AGCATCCGAACAGTCCGCTGCAAAAGCTAGTGCCACCGTACCAGGCCCGCTGTCTGGAGTACAATTTCAAGGATCCGACACAGATGGCCGGTGGACTGTTCTCTGGGCAGGTGGCGATCTGGGACATTCGCGTATCGGGCACACCGGTCGAGACGACACAGCGTGAGGCGAGCCACAACGATGTAGTGACGCGCGTCCTGTGGACGAGCTCGAAGACGACGAACGAGTTCCTGTCCGGTTCCACCGATGGGCGCATCCTCTGGTGGGATGTGCGTAATCTTAGCGAACCGTACGACTATCTGGATCTGGCTCCGAAGAATGTACAGGGCTCAGTGGATCCACTGCACCGTTTCGGCGTTTGTTCGGTCGAGTTCGAACCGACGATGCCCAACAAGTATACGGTCGGTACGGAAAACGGCATTATTTACAGTTGCAGCCGCAAGTACAAAACACCGGCGGACAAAATCCAGACCGTCATCAGGGCCCATACGGGACCGATCTATTCGGTCGAACGGAATCCACTGTTTATCAAGAACTATATTAGCGTCGGCGATTGGCAGACGAAGATCTGGACCGAGGATTGTAAGGATAATCCGATCGTGTGGACCAAGGAGTACGCGGTGCAGCTCACGTGTGGTATCTGGAGTCCGACACGCTGCTCACTGGTCTTCATCTGTCGCATGGACGGTGTGATGGACGCGTGGGATGTAATTCATCGGCTCGATGGTCCGGTGTTACGGCTGAAGCTCTCCGATGCTCCCCTCTGGTCGGTGCGTGTGCACAAGAGCGGCAAATTGATCGCTAACGGGACGGACAATGGGGCGATCTATCTGACGGAGATCTCCGATAATCTAACGTTCAGTTCGGCAAACGATAAACCAGCCCTGTCCGGTATGCTGGAACGTGAGATGCGACGTCAACGGTTGCTCGAGGCGAAGATCAAGGAGATcaaattgaaggaaaaggagCTCGAGCGCGAACGCGTACGGAAGCAGCTGCGCATGGAGAACGCCAACTCgatcgaggaagaggaaaaggatcTGGTTGCCGACGCGATCCACCAGTTCTGGACGAAGATACACGGACGCAAGAGTCTCAAGAACACGCTCAAGGGTATTCGGATGCGCGACAAGGGTGTTGGATTGCTGCACAAGGACAAAAAGGCCAAGAAAGAAATGAAGCCGTAA
- the LOC125956594 gene encoding ecto-NOX disulfide-thiol exchanger 2 → MSFSYNPLAPGGLHPMHPLLSGGGGAFLAAQQLGAPNVAAANAALLAGINNKPLEFKMKNVQNGSGAAPMDLESLTEHHEAAKESSNSAAATVASMAREKAREESINKKVLEELHKHQSQLQQHVAAANNGELVFNQLMSQQPPHHHGFMMMPGMMNMVDGSSLISMQTFPMMATHPTPDLSAQNTNTNGPATAAVAAAAATAAAAAANAPPTTTATSDKSSGAKEIIYCKSCTLFPPNPNAPPPKTIERPPGCRTVFVGGLPNGMTEEVMREIFERCGEITTLRLSKKNFCHIRYVYETSVDSAIYLSGYRVKIGSNFTFPSGPEPKEAPIFGVLHVDYAQARDDQYEYECRQRKLQREKRHRERLEDDRYRSLSPQPVVHYTEHEATSVAERLKSDESFAKAVQTLVAWLERGDCSKKNANNFYSMIQSTNSHVRRLLNEKNTFDEELKRARDQYRRQTKVMLAQFSQIEKVFNAASHKKVWDHFTKAQRKNIDAWKKQSLDIKCVQLDDFPDEDGMEMSDDDRSVSSLPYKRSRWEHDSKDHTSETDRASDAVDCSATDNELKKKIMHIEVLQETIRNLQTQLLENKAKEVERQNRICELEGELKDANVRQLLLKTKIATSKVVAASSTASVSSSKPEDDSDCEETPIVAIATAEPLGIPRAEESLVAASATMGTTIETDTATTSEREAKMVALASAFLIIHPQGVSFDQVWTYVGRYVSEMKPKELNDIFARYQELFERRDPQTLTTSGSEEGRESTTNKHGGSWIRFIGHKTGAH, encoded by the exons ATGTCGTTCTCCTACAACCCGCTCGCCCCCGGCGGGCTACACCCGATGC ATCCCCTGCTGTCCGGTGGAGGGGGTGCGTTTCTGGCTGCCCAGCAACTCGGTGCACCGAACGTGGCCGCAGCGAATGCGGCGCTGCTGGCgggaataaataataaaccaCTTGAGTTTAAGATGAAAAACGTTCAGAATGGGTCCGGTGCGGCACCGATGGATCTGGAATCGCTCACCGAACATCACGAGGCGGCGAAAGAAAGCAGCAATTCCGCCGCAGCAACGGTTGCCTCGATGGCTCGCGAAAAAGCACGCGAAGAAAGCATCAACAAAAAAGTGCTAGAAGAGCTGCACAAACATCAaagccagctgcagcagcacgtggCTGCCGCCAACAATGGAGAGCTGGTGTTCAATCAACTGATGtcgcaacaaccaccacaccaccacggctTCATGATGATGCCGGGCATGATGAACATGGTCGACGGTTCGTCGTTAATCAGTATGCAAACGTTCCCCATGATGGCCACTCATCCGACACCGGACCTTTCTGCACAGAATACCAACACAAACGGACCCGCAACAGCTGcagtggctgcagcagcagcgacagcggcagcagctgctgctaatgctccTCCAACTACTACCGCCACATCTGATAAGAGCTCCGGAGCAAAAGAAATTATCTACTGCAAGAGCTGCACGCTCTTTCCACCCAACCCGAACGCACCGCCCCCGAAAACTATCGAACGGCCACCCGGTTGCCGAACGGTGTTCGTCGGTGGTCTACCGAACGGCATGACCGAGGAAGTGATGCGCGAGATCTTTGAACGGTGCGGCGAAATCACTACGCTCCGGTTGTCGAAGaaaaacttttgtcacatacGCTACGTCTACGAGACGTCAGTCGATTCGGCCATCTATCTGTCCGGGTATCGCGTTAAGATCGGTAGCAACTTTACCTTCCCCAGTGGTCCGGAACCAAAGGAGGCACCGATTTTCGGCGTACTGCATGTGGATTACGCACAGGCTCGCGACGATCAGTACGAGTACGAGTGCCGGCAACGGAAACTCCAACGCGAAAAACGACACCGGGAGCGGCTAGAAGATGATCGCTACCGTTCGCTGTCCCCGCAGCCCGTAGTGCACTATACCGAGCATGAGGCAACCTCCGTAGCGGAACGCTTGAAGAGCGACGAATCGTTTGCTAAGGCCGTCCAAACTCTGGTCGCGTGGCTCGAGCGGGGTGATTGCAGCAAGAAAAACGCCAACAACTTCTACTCGATGATCCAGAGCACAAATTCGCACGTCCGCCGGCTGCTGAACGAAAAGAACACATTCGATGAGGAGCTAAAGCGTGCCCGTGACCAGTACCGGCGTCAAACGAAAGTGATGCTCGCACAAT TCAGTCAgattgaaaaagtgttcaatgCGGCCAGTCACAAGAAGGTTTGGGATCATTTTACTAAAGCCCAAAGAAAAAACATCGATGCGTGGAAGAAGCAGTCACTG GACATCAAGTGTGTCCAGCTGGATGATTTTCCCGACGAAGACGGAATGGAAATgtccgatgatgatcgttcggTGTCGTCGCTTCCGTACAAGAGGTCCCGCTGGGAGCACGATTCGAAG GATCACACCAGCGAAACGGACCGTGCTAGCGATGCTGTCGATTGTTCCGCCACAGACAACGAGCTAAAGAAGAAGATCATGCACATTGAGGTGCTCCAGGAAACGATTCGCAATCTACAAACGCAGCTGCTAGAGAACAAGGCCAAAGAAGTGGAGCGCCAGAATCGCATCTGTGAACTAGAGGGCGAGCTGAAGGATGCGAACGTCAGGCAGTTGCTGCTGAAAACGAAGATTGCTACCTCCAAGGTAGTGGCAGCATCCAGTACGGCAAGTGTTTCCTCTAGCAAACCGGAAGATGATTCCGATTGTGAGGAAACCCCAATCGTAGCCATTGCAACGGCAGAACCACTCGGTATCCCACGCGCGGAAGAATCGCTTGTGGCAGCATCAGCTACAATGGGTACGACCATTGAGACGGACACGGCCACAACCAGCGAAAGGGAAGCTAAAATGGTAGCACTCGCCTCAGCCTTTCTCATCATTCATCCACAAGGGGTATCGTTCGATCAGGTTTGGACGTACGTGGGACGCTATGTGAGCGAGATGAAACCAAAGGAACTGAACGATATCTTTGCCCGCTACCAAGAGCTTTTCGAGCGCCGCGATCCACAGACACTCACCACAAGTGGAAGTGAGGAGGGTAGGGAGAGTACCACCAATAAGCACGGTGGTTCATGGATTCGATTCATAGGCCACAAGACTGGTGCCCACTGA